From [Clostridium] symbiosum, a single genomic window includes:
- a CDS encoding MaoC family dehydratase, producing MVIGIKYCGGCNPRYQREALVKKLKARFPSHTYVTLKEQKKCDIWLLVCGCPAACVSDEGLIAVKQRFLLTSMKEFVGVEAYLEKEEQEEKEQKQEKDRKEELRREESRRKDTRQEKKQYEENGIRYLHLGESASFTKTFYKEDADKFALLTGDRNRLHTDREFAGRQWFARPVVHGVLTASLISTVMGMILPGHGTILMSENLEFINPVYFGDTVEATVTFTSFRETKKFYVGEFYGECKNQRGETVVTGTARQMMMKTLFCVEREAEEKRSGAETI from the coding sequence ATGGTAATCGGAATCAAGTACTGCGGCGGCTGTAATCCGCGGTATCAGAGGGAGGCGCTCGTAAAAAAGCTCAAAGCCCGTTTTCCATCCCATACATACGTGACATTAAAGGAGCAAAAGAAATGCGATATCTGGCTTCTCGTCTGCGGCTGTCCGGCTGCCTGCGTTTCCGACGAGGGACTGATCGCGGTAAAACAGCGCTTCCTGTTGACAAGCATGAAGGAATTTGTAGGTGTAGAAGCTTATCTGGAAAAAGAGGAGCAGGAAGAGAAGGAGCAAAAACAGGAAAAGGACAGGAAGGAAGAGCTCCGGCGAGAAGAAAGCCGACGGAAAGATACCAGACAAGAAAAAAAGCAATATGAGGAAAACGGCATCCGGTACCTTCACTTAGGCGAAAGCGCATCCTTTACAAAGACCTTTTATAAAGAAGACGCAGACAAATTTGCCCTACTGACCGGGGACAGAAACCGCCTCCACACGGACAGGGAATTTGCCGGGAGACAGTGGTTTGCCCGCCCAGTGGTCCATGGCGTTCTGACGGCCAGTCTGATTTCCACGGTGATGGGGATGATACTGCCGGGGCATGGCACGATCCTGATGAGTGAGAATCTGGAATTTATAAATCCCGTCTATTTTGGAGATACCGTCGAGGCCACGGTGACTTTCACTTCCTTCCGGGAAACGAAAAAGTTTTACGTTGGTGAATTTTACGGCGAATGCAAAAACCAGAGGGGGGAGACGGTGGTCACCGGGACGGCAAGACAGATGATGATGAAAACACTATTCTGCGTGGAGAGAGAAGCGGAGGAAAAGCGCAGCGGAGCAGAAACTATATAA
- a CDS encoding NifU family protein — translation MAEKMIEQIEKVLEQDIRPILLSHEGNVQIVSFDEETRTLRVRLTGQCSGCPSAQLTTEEVIEKKIKEKLPLVEQVLLVNEVSGELLDLARKILNHELGDGRGKSGLNR, via the coding sequence ATGGCTGAGAAGATGATTGAACAAATAGAAAAAGTGCTGGAACAGGATATAAGACCCATACTGCTTTCGCATGAAGGAAATGTGCAGATTGTATCTTTCGATGAGGAAACCAGGACGCTCCGTGTCCGCCTGACAGGGCAGTGCTCGGGATGTCCATCGGCGCAGCTCACGACAGAGGAAGTAATTGAGAAAAAGATAAAAGAAAAACTTCCCCTGGTGGAGCAGGTTTTGCTGGTGAACGAGGTGAGCGGTGAACTGCTGGATTTGGCCCGTAAAATACTGAACCATGAATTGGGAGACGGCAGGGGCAAATCCGGCTTGAACCGGTAG
- a CDS encoding 4-hydroxyphenylacetate 3-hydroxylase family protein has product MALMTGEQYVESMRKLNLQVYMFGEKIENPVDDPILRPSLNSVKMTYDLAQMPEYEDLMTAISNLTGEKINRFTNIHLSAQDLIKKVKMQRLCGQKTAACFQRCVGMDAFNAVYSTAYEIDEKYGTDYFENFKKFLLYTQENDLTVDGAMTDPKGDRSLAPHAQKDPDLFLRVVERRPDGIVVRGAKAHQTGFVNSHEVIVMPTQSMGPDDRDYAVSFACPTDAEGIFMIVGRQSCDTRKLEDSEIDVGNSRFGGMEALVIFDDVFIPNDRIFLNGEAEFAGVLVERFAGYHRQSYGGCKVGVGDVLIGAAATAADYNGAARASHVKDKLIEMTHLNETLYCCGIACSAEGTPTKSGNYLIDLLLANVCKQNVTRFPYEIARLAEDIAGGLMVTAPSEKDLRDPKLGKYIDKYFRGVNDVPTEDRMRIMRLIENLTLGSAAVGYRTESMHGAGSPQAQRIMIARQGNLGMKKKLAKEIAGISQD; this is encoded by the coding sequence ATGGCTTTAATGACAGGGGAACAGTACGTTGAAAGTATGAGGAAATTAAACCTTCAGGTTTACATGTTTGGGGAGAAAATCGAGAATCCGGTTGATGATCCGATTCTGCGTCCGTCTTTGAACTCGGTAAAAATGACATATGATTTGGCTCAGATGCCGGAATATGAGGATTTAATGACTGCCATCTCCAATCTGACGGGGGAAAAGATTAACCGCTTTACAAATATTCATCTGAGCGCGCAGGATCTCATTAAAAAAGTTAAAATGCAGCGCCTCTGCGGACAAAAAACGGCAGCCTGTTTCCAGCGCTGTGTCGGTATGGATGCCTTCAACGCAGTCTACAGCACCGCCTATGAAATCGACGAAAAGTATGGCACGGATTATTTTGAAAATTTTAAGAAATTCCTTCTTTATACACAGGAAAATGATCTCACCGTGGACGGAGCCATGACGGATCCAAAGGGTGACCGCTCCCTGGCTCCGCACGCCCAGAAGGATCCCGACCTTTTCCTCCGCGTTGTGGAAAGACGGCCCGACGGCATTGTAGTGCGGGGCGCCAAGGCTCACCAGACCGGCTTTGTAAACTCCCACGAAGTAATTGTTATGCCCACACAGTCCATGGGACCGGATGACAGGGATTATGCCGTATCCTTCGCATGTCCTACGGACGCGGAAGGCATTTTCATGATTGTAGGCCGTCAGTCCTGCGATACAAGAAAACTGGAGGACTCCGAGATCGATGTCGGCAACAGCCGGTTCGGCGGAATGGAAGCGCTTGTCATTTTCGACGACGTATTTATTCCCAATGACCGCATTTTCCTCAATGGGGAGGCCGAGTTTGCCGGCGTATTAGTGGAGCGTTTTGCCGGTTATCACAGGCAGTCCTACGGCGGATGTAAGGTAGGCGTCGGCGACGTCCTGATCGGGGCCGCCGCAACCGCAGCCGATTACAACGGCGCAGCCAGGGCGTCCCATGTAAAAGATAAACTGATCGAGATGACGCACTTAAACGAAACGCTCTACTGCTGCGGCATCGCATGTTCAGCCGAGGGCACACCGACAAAATCGGGCAACTACCTCATCGATCTTCTCCTTGCCAACGTGTGCAAACAGAACGTTACGAGATTTCCGTATGAGATCGCAAGACTGGCCGAGGATATTGCCGGCGGCCTGATGGTTACGGCCCCGTCCGAGAAGGATTTAAGAGACCCGAAACTTGGAAAATACATAGACAAATATTTCCGCGGTGTGAACGATGTGCCGACGGAAGACAGAATGCGGATCATGCGCCTCATCGAAAACCTGACCCTCGGCTCGGCCGCGGTCGGCTACCGTACCGAATCCATGCACGGAGCCGGTTCCCCTCAGGCACAGAGAATCATGATTGCGCGCCAGGGCAATCTCGGAATGAAGAAAAAGCTGGCTAAAGAGATCGCCGGAATCAGCCAGGATTGA
- a CDS encoding acetyl-CoA hydrolase/transferase C-terminal domain-containing protein translates to MSFEELYQSKKMDADQALNLICSGDRVVVGHACGEPSYLLDVLVKKAGQYENVEIVHMVAMGRAGYCAPGMEKHFRHNSLFVGGSTRKAVAEGRGDFTPCFFSEIPRLFRNGSLPVDAALIQAAPPDENGNLSLGVSVDYTLQAAKSAKALIVQVNPQMPATFGATINLSEVTAIVEHDAPLLTLAPPVIGDVELAIGANCAGLIQDGDTLQLGIGAIPDAVLRFLGDKKDLGIHSEMFSDGVVELAEAGVITNRLKKTNPGKYVASFLMGTKKLYDFVDKNPDVIMLPVDYVNNPVEIMKEDNIVSINSCVQVDLMGQAASESVGLTQISGVGGQVDFVRGAAMAANGRSILAFPSTAAKGKISKIVPLLDEGAAVTTSRNDIDYVVTEYGVAKLKGKTLRQRALALIEVAHPDFREGLRKVYEERFHCD, encoded by the coding sequence ATGTCTTTTGAAGAGCTTTACCAGAGTAAAAAAATGGACGCGGATCAGGCACTTAACCTGATTTGCTCCGGAGATCGCGTCGTTGTCGGACACGCCTGCGGAGAACCGTCCTATCTTTTAGATGTTTTAGTTAAAAAAGCCGGGCAGTATGAAAATGTGGAGATTGTCCACATGGTAGCCATGGGAAGAGCCGGATACTGCGCTCCCGGAATGGAAAAACATTTCCGCCACAATTCCCTGTTTGTCGGAGGCTCCACCAGAAAAGCGGTGGCGGAAGGACGGGGCGATTTCACCCCCTGTTTTTTCTCTGAAATACCGCGTCTGTTCAGAAACGGCAGCCTTCCGGTGGATGCCGCCCTGATTCAGGCCGCCCCTCCCGATGAGAACGGTAATTTGAGCCTGGGAGTCTCCGTCGATTACACGCTTCAGGCTGCAAAATCGGCAAAAGCCCTGATTGTCCAGGTAAACCCGCAGATGCCTGCAACCTTTGGCGCAACAATCAATCTGTCGGAAGTTACCGCCATTGTCGAGCATGACGCCCCTCTCCTCACACTGGCTCCCCCTGTCATCGGAGATGTGGAGCTTGCTATTGGCGCCAACTGTGCAGGGCTTATCCAGGATGGAGACACATTGCAGCTTGGAATCGGAGCCATTCCCGACGCCGTACTCCGTTTTCTGGGGGATAAAAAAGATTTGGGCATCCACTCGGAGATGTTTTCCGACGGGGTTGTGGAACTGGCCGAAGCGGGAGTCATTACAAACCGCCTGAAAAAGACGAATCCCGGCAAATATGTGGCCAGCTTTCTGATGGGCACCAAAAAGCTCTACGATTTTGTAGACAAAAATCCCGATGTCATCATGCTGCCGGTCGACTACGTCAATAATCCAGTGGAAATCATGAAGGAAGATAATATCGTTTCCATCAACTCCTGTGTCCAGGTCGATCTCATGGGCCAGGCCGCATCCGAGTCCGTTGGACTCACCCAGATCAGCGGTGTCGGCGGACAGGTCGACTTTGTACGAGGCGCGGCCATGGCGGCAAACGGCCGTTCTATCCTCGCCTTCCCCTCCACCGCAGCAAAAGGAAAAATCTCCAAGATTGTTCCCCTGCTCGACGAAGGCGCCGCCGTCACTACTTCCAGAAATGATATCGACTATGTGGTGACGGAATACGGGGTTGCGAAGCTGAAGGGAAAAACCCTGAGGCAGAGGGCCCTGGCCCTGATTGAGGTGGCTCATCCTGATTTCAGGGAAGGTTTAAGAAAGGTGTATGAAGAACGGTTTCACTGTGATTAA
- a CDS encoding aldo/keto reductase: MVYKDFQGLKLSALGFGAMRLPVAGDTPDSPIDEVRTAEMVDYAVRHGVNYFDTAYGYHDGKSEIVMGKVLSAYPRDSYYLATKFPGYDLSNMGKAEAIFEEQLKKCGVDYFDFYLFHNVYEKNIDPYLDPQYGIMEYLMKQKENGRIRHLGFSAHGRYDTMKRFLDAYGDRMEFCQIQLNYLDWKLQDAGAKAELLNQHNIPIWVMEPLRGGKLAELSEENEAKLKALRPEEEIPAWAFRFLQTVPGVTVTLSGMSTMEQLEKNIETYTQDKPLSEGEMEALFEIAGSMLDILPCTACRYCVTHCPKGLDIPVLLSLYNEARYVNGLITHMAVDALQEDKRPDACIGCRSCEAVCPQQLGIAGAMKDFVVKLNQPAGL; encoded by the coding sequence ATGGTATATAAAGATTTTCAGGGTTTGAAATTATCGGCTCTTGGATTTGGGGCGATGCGTCTGCCTGTCGCCGGGGATACGCCGGATTCACCGATTGATGAAGTGCGGACGGCGGAGATGGTGGACTATGCTGTCCGGCATGGCGTGAATTATTTTGATACCGCGTATGGCTACCATGACGGAAAGTCTGAGATTGTCATGGGTAAGGTGCTGAGCGCTTATCCCAGAGACAGTTATTATCTGGCTACAAAATTTCCAGGATATGATTTATCGAATATGGGAAAAGCCGAGGCGATATTTGAGGAGCAGCTTAAAAAATGCGGTGTGGATTATTTTGATTTTTATCTGTTCCACAATGTATATGAGAAAAATATCGACCCATACCTGGATCCCCAATACGGCATTATGGAATATCTGATGAAACAGAAGGAAAACGGGCGTATCCGGCATCTTGGTTTTTCCGCGCACGGCCGTTATGATACAATGAAACGTTTTCTGGATGCCTATGGTGACAGGATGGAATTCTGCCAGATCCAGCTTAATTATCTGGACTGGAAACTGCAGGATGCCGGGGCAAAGGCAGAGCTTCTGAATCAACATAACATTCCCATCTGGGTGATGGAGCCTCTGCGCGGCGGCAAACTGGCAGAGCTTTCTGAGGAGAATGAGGCAAAGCTGAAGGCTCTCCGGCCGGAAGAAGAGATACCTGCCTGGGCATTCCGGTTTCTTCAGACGGTACCGGGAGTAACGGTGACGCTCTCCGGCATGTCTACGATGGAGCAGCTTGAAAAAAATATTGAGACATATACCCAGGATAAACCGCTGAGCGAAGGGGAGATGGAGGCACTTTTTGAAATTGCCGGCAGTATGCTGGATATTCTTCCGTGTACCGCCTGCCGCTATTGTGTAACACACTGCCCGAAGGGGCTGGATATTCCGGTATTGTTATCCCTGTATAACGAAGCACGCTATGTAAACGGACTAATCACCCACATGGCCGTGGATGCCCTGCAGGAAGACAAACGGCCCGATGCATGTATCGGCTGTCGGAGCTGTGAGGCCGTCTGTCCGCAGCAGCTTGGAATAGCAGGGGCAATGAAAGATTTTGTAGTGAAATTAAACCAGCCTGCCGGATTGTAA
- a CDS encoding metalloprotease family protein: MIIIPGFLISMLTFPGVMVHEFAHQLFCRLFGVPVYDVVYFQLKNPSGYVAHEPAENPLASFMISVGPFIVNTIVGMLVVFPAAIELFQFKVYHNPLALFLGWLGISILMHSFPSTGDAKVMVHNILKNPDVNPAVKIITAPVIGLIYLGAIGSMMWLDLIYAVFMAMVLPNLIVW, from the coding sequence ATGATCATTATTCCAGGATTTTTGATTTCAATGCTGACATTTCCGGGCGTGATGGTCCATGAATTTGCGCATCAGCTATTTTGCCGCCTGTTCGGAGTGCCTGTCTATGATGTCGTCTATTTTCAGTTGAAAAACCCGAGCGGCTATGTGGCCCACGAACCCGCGGAGAATCCTCTGGCATCGTTCATGATTTCAGTAGGACCGTTCATCGTCAATACGATTGTGGGAATGCTGGTAGTCTTTCCGGCGGCGATTGAACTGTTTCAGTTTAAGGTATATCACAATCCGCTGGCGCTGTTCCTCGGCTGGCTGGGAATTTCCATTCTGATGCACTCTTTCCCAAGTACGGGAGATGCCAAGGTGATGGTGCACAACATATTAAAGAATCCGGATGTAAATCCGGCGGTCAAAATCATAACTGCACCCGTGATTGGTCTGATTTATCTGGGCGCGATAGGCTCCATGATGTGGCTGGATTTGATTTATGCTGTTTTTATGGCCATGGTCTTACCGAATCTGATAGTCTGGTAA
- a CDS encoding aldo/keto reductase, with product MEQYLGKEIPKLGFGLMRLPKNGDAIDVEQTKEMVDLFLEAGFNYFDTSWGYIGSEDAAREALVKRHPRDSYLLATKCPAWAAKSEEKAKKMFSMSLERTGAGYFDFYLLHNLGEGRSHFFDDYGIWDFLAEKKAEGLIRHLGFSFHDKAEKLDQILTAHPEMEFVQLQINYADWEDPYVESGKCYEIARKHGKPVIIMEPVKGGTLAALPEEAEAILKEADPESSPSSWAIRYAASLDGVITVLSGMSDTAQMKDNISFMKDFRPLTEKDYETIAQVKKVLGSSHTVPCTACGYCMEGCPKSIAIYGTFQAVNIYNRYQDLKGARGKYVWNTNGHGWAKASECIGCGACEEVCPQHISIRAELSKAAEILEE from the coding sequence ATGGAACAATATCTGGGAAAAGAGATTCCAAAACTGGGGTTTGGCCTTATGAGGCTCCCGAAAAATGGAGACGCAATCGATGTGGAACAGACGAAAGAGATGGTTGATCTGTTTTTAGAGGCCGGATTTAATTATTTTGATACTTCCTGGGGCTATATCGGCTCCGAGGATGCGGCCAGAGAGGCTCTGGTAAAACGCCATCCGCGCGACAGCTATCTGCTGGCGACGAAATGTCCCGCCTGGGCGGCAAAATCCGAGGAGAAGGCAAAAAAGATGTTCTCCATGTCGCTGGAACGGACCGGAGCCGGATATTTTGATTTTTATCTGCTTCATAATCTGGGAGAGGGCCGGAGCCATTTTTTTGATGACTATGGAATCTGGGATTTCCTGGCGGAAAAGAAGGCGGAGGGCCTGATCCGGCATCTCGGTTTTTCGTTCCACGACAAGGCGGAGAAACTGGATCAGATTCTGACTGCGCATCCCGAGATGGAATTTGTACAGCTTCAGATTAATTATGCGGATTGGGAAGATCCGTATGTGGAGTCGGGCAAATGCTATGAGATAGCCAGAAAGCATGGAAAACCTGTTATTATTATGGAACCGGTAAAAGGCGGAACGCTGGCAGCCCTCCCGGAGGAGGCCGAGGCCATTTTAAAGGAGGCGGATCCCGAATCGTCACCTTCCTCTTGGGCCATCCGTTATGCCGCCTCCCTTGACGGCGTGATTACCGTCCTCTCGGGAATGTCGGACACGGCGCAGATGAAGGATAATATTTCTTTTATGAAAGATTTCAGACCGCTTACGGAAAAAGACTATGAAACCATTGCCCAGGTAAAAAAAGTTCTCGGTTCCAGCCATACGGTTCCCTGTACGGCCTGCGGTTACTGTATGGAGGGATGTCCGAAATCCATAGCCATCTACGGCACATTCCAGGCGGTCAATATTTATAACAGGTATCAGGATCTGAAGGGAGCCAGAGGCAAATACGTCTGGAACACCAACGGCCACGGATGGGCAAAGGCATCCGAATGTATCGGCTGCGGAGCCTGCGAGGAAGTATGTCCACAGCATATTTCCATCCGGGCTGAATTGTCGAAAGCGGCTGAGATCCTGGAGGAGTAG
- a CDS encoding sigma 54-interacting transcriptional regulator, which yields MKKTDTSEMFSSVEEANEWLDAIIEHSFDGIYITDGNANTIKANRAYETITGLKKSEVIGCNMEELVQKGIVSASGSLIAIREKRPVTIRQEFKTGKKALITSSPIYNEKDEIVMVVTNVRDLTELYSLREEVEKTKQEGLRLKRELSHVYERFSVGDQIVAVDRNSLQAFVLADKVAPLDTTVMLLGETGVGKEVFAKYIYSGSGRKEQSFIKVNCGAIPENLIESELFGYEKGAFTGAERNGKIGLFEAANHGTIFLDEIGELPMKMQVKLLRVLQEKETTRIGSSKPVKVNVRVIAATNRNLEEMVEKKMFREDLYYRLMVFPITIPPLRERREDIVPLSTRFLEELNGKYGFNRRFTREACRLMIEYHWPGNIRELRNIVERAVIISAGDEITPECLPIFPHGHPVREDARQKPVMIGPVEDLKTAMEELELEYINHAYEKYGNVRDAARSLGMTASTFVRKRKKYMTGG from the coding sequence GTGAAAAAAACAGACACATCGGAGATGTTTTCAAGTGTGGAGGAGGCCAATGAATGGCTGGACGCTATTATCGAGCATTCCTTTGACGGTATCTACATAACAGACGGCAATGCAAATACAATAAAAGCAAACAGAGCGTATGAGACGATCACAGGCCTTAAGAAATCCGAGGTGATCGGCTGCAATATGGAGGAGCTGGTGCAGAAAGGGATTGTATCAGCCAGCGGCTCCCTGATCGCCATCAGGGAAAAGCGCCCCGTCACAATTCGCCAGGAATTTAAAACGGGTAAGAAGGCGCTGATTACAAGTTCCCCGATTTACAATGAAAAAGATGAAATTGTCATGGTGGTCACCAATGTCCGGGATCTGACCGAGCTGTACAGTCTGCGGGAAGAGGTGGAGAAGACAAAGCAGGAAGGACTGCGCCTGAAAAGGGAGCTGAGCCACGTCTATGAGCGGTTCAGCGTGGGCGATCAGATTGTTGCGGTGGACCGGAATTCTCTTCAGGCTTTTGTCCTGGCCGACAAGGTGGCTCCCCTGGACACGACGGTGATGCTTCTTGGGGAAACGGGAGTCGGGAAGGAAGTATTTGCAAAATATATCTATTCTGGCAGCGGGAGGAAGGAACAGAGCTTTATCAAGGTCAACTGCGGGGCAATCCCGGAAAACCTGATTGAGAGCGAACTGTTCGGATATGAAAAAGGCGCTTTTACCGGGGCGGAGCGGAATGGAAAGATAGGCCTTTTTGAGGCAGCCAATCATGGGACCATTTTCCTTGACGAGATAGGGGAGCTTCCAATGAAGATGCAGGTAAAACTACTGCGTGTCCTGCAGGAGAAGGAGACAACCAGGATTGGAAGTTCGAAGCCGGTGAAGGTAAACGTCCGGGTGATTGCGGCGACGAACCGGAACCTGGAGGAGATGGTGGAAAAAAAGATGTTCCGCGAGGATTTATACTACCGGCTGATGGTCTTTCCGATTACGATACCTCCGCTGCGTGAGCGCCGCGAGGATATTGTCCCATTGTCCACCCGCTTTCTGGAGGAGTTGAACGGAAAATATGGATTTAACAGGAGGTTCACCCGGGAGGCCTGCCGGCTCATGATCGAATATCACTGGCCCGGCAATATCAGGGAGCTCAGGAATATCGTTGAGAGGGCGGTAATTATAAGCGCCGGGGATGAGATTACTCCGGAGTGCCTGCCTATTTTCCCCCATGGACATCCGGTGCGGGAAGATGCAAGACAGAAGCCGGTTATGATTGGGCCGGTGGAAGATTTGAAAACGGCGATGGAAGAGCTGGAGCTTGAATACATCAATCATGCATATGAGAAATACGGCAACGTCAGGGACGCCGCCCGAAGCCTGGGGATGACGGCTTCCACGTTTGTCCGAAAAAGAAAGAAATATATGACAGGAGGATGA
- the fsa gene encoding fructose-6-phosphate aldolase: MKFFIDTAKVEDIRKANDMGIICGVTTNPSLIAKEGRDFNEVIREITGIVDGPISGEVKATSTSAGDMIREGREIAAIHKNMVVKIPMTAEGLKAVKVLAAEGIRTNVTLVFTANQALLAARAGAAYVSPFLGRLDDISVCGIDLIRTIADIFARYEDIDTEIIAASVRNPLHVTDCALAGADIATVPYSVLEQMTKHPLTDAGIEKFQADYRAVFGDSL, translated from the coding sequence ATGAAATTTTTTATAGACACAGCAAAGGTGGAAGATATCAGAAAAGCAAATGATATGGGAATTATCTGCGGTGTAACTACGAATCCATCCCTGATTGCCAAAGAAGGCAGGGATTTTAACGAGGTGATCCGGGAAATTACCGGCATCGTGGACGGACCCATAAGCGGAGAGGTTAAAGCGACGTCAACGTCTGCCGGGGACATGATCCGGGAGGGACGTGAGATAGCAGCCATCCATAAAAATATGGTAGTCAAAATTCCGATGACCGCGGAGGGGCTGAAGGCGGTAAAGGTTCTGGCCGCAGAGGGTATCAGGACGAATGTGACACTCGTATTTACGGCAAATCAGGCGCTCCTGGCCGCCAGGGCAGGAGCCGCCTATGTATCACCGTTCCTTGGAAGGCTGGATGATATATCAGTGTGCGGAATCGATTTAATCCGTACGATTGCAGACATATTCGCACGTTACGAGGATATTGATACCGAGATTATTGCCGCCAGTGTCAGGAATCCACTTCATGTGACCGACTGTGCACTGGCCGGAGCCGATATTGCCACAGTTCCGTACAGTGTACTGGAGCAGATGACGAAACATCCTCTGACAGATGCCGGAATTGAAAAGTTTCAGGCTGATTACAGGGCTGTTTTTGGAGATTCTCTTTAA
- a CDS encoding 4-hydroxybutyrate dehydrogenase, with protein MKLMMIKPAIYKYEKASDFAEEFALGKGDLVITNEYIYEPYFGGLNLGCDVLFQETYGAGEPSDDMAEAMYRDMNGSYRRIIAIGGGTVIDISKLFALKNVSPVEDLYDGRLEIVKDKELVLVPTTCGTGSEVTNIAILALNEKGTKKGLAVDEMYADSAVLIPELLEGLPFKFFAASSIDALIHAVESSLSPKGNEMTRLFGYKAIEMILNGYKIIADKGEEARIPLLSDFLTASNYAGIAFGNAGCAAVHALSYPLGAKYHVAHGESNYAMFTGVMKQYMEIKSDGEIDRLNRYIAAILGCGTAEVYDKLEELLNHLLQKKALREYGVTVEELEEFTVSVLENQGRLLANNFVPLDKKQIFKIYSQLY; from the coding sequence ATGAAATTGATGATGATAAAACCGGCAATTTACAAATATGAAAAAGCCAGTGACTTTGCTGAGGAATTTGCCCTGGGAAAGGGTGATCTGGTCATTACCAACGAATACATTTATGAACCGTATTTTGGAGGACTGAATCTTGGCTGCGACGTCCTGTTCCAGGAAACGTACGGGGCGGGGGAGCCGTCGGATGACATGGCGGAGGCTATGTACCGCGATATGAATGGAAGCTACAGAAGAATCATTGCAATCGGCGGCGGCACGGTTATTGATATTTCAAAGCTGTTTGCCCTGAAGAATGTATCACCGGTAGAAGACTTGTACGATGGCAGGCTGGAGATTGTGAAGGATAAGGAACTTGTCCTGGTGCCGACTACCTGCGGGACGGGAAGCGAAGTTACTAATATTGCAATCCTGGCTCTGAATGAAAAGGGGACGAAGAAGGGTCTGGCAGTGGATGAGATGTACGCGGACAGCGCGGTTCTGATTCCGGAACTTTTAGAAGGCCTTCCATTCAAATTCTTTGCCGCCAGTTCCATCGATGCGCTGATCCACGCGGTTGAATCCAGCCTGTCCCCAAAGGGAAATGAGATGACCCGGCTGTTTGGCTATAAGGCAATTGAAATGATCTTGAACGGTTACAAAATAATTGCAGACAAGGGAGAAGAGGCCAGAATCCCGCTGTTGAGCGATTTCCTGACAGCCAGCAATTATGCTGGCATCGCTTTCGGGAATGCAGGCTGCGCCGCTGTCCATGCCCTGAGCTATCCTCTCGGCGCCAAATATCACGTGGCCCACGGCGAGTCCAATTATGCCATGTTTACCGGAGTCATGAAACAATACATGGAAATCAAGAGCGACGGGGAGATTGACAGACTGAATCGGTATATTGCCGCGATTCTGGGATGTGGGACCGCTGAGGTTTATGATAAGCTGGAAGAACTTTTAAATCACCTGCTCCAGAAAAAGGCGCTGCGCGAATATGGCGTAACAGTGGAAGAGCTGGAGGAGTTCACTGTCTCAGTTCTTGAAAACCAGGGCAGGCTCCTGGCCAATAATTTTGTGCCTCTCGATAAAAAACAGATTTTCAAAATATATAGTCAATTATATTAA